The following are encoded together in the Salvelinus namaycush isolate Seneca unplaced genomic scaffold, SaNama_1.0 Scaffold1977, whole genome shotgun sequence genome:
- the LOC120037899 gene encoding neuronal tyrosine-phosphorylated phosphoinositide-3-kinase adapter 1-like codes for MSSGSAQDVAVEHFLCDIERRGKRLHCAVIGCEEEQCPRGDMNLLYRKSRLDWRHKDQEGNKKSSSQKDPSSATVGKVRDLASFRRHFRMGFMTMPASQDLSPHSCASAMAPRSQSCHAVGARDTGLENGEDYSDTQSQHGGRCPPTKPKRHPSTRLSSSSSDPRAPHVLPDTPPPPLPTHSQAKHSEKKNAMKKSDSGDMSKKVPPLKPKRSPSTQLSFDPPPARVPPPATPLPFQGGEGKPQGEEGDDEPVYIEMVGQVFTRENSDQNEAIYEEMKYPLPEDREGHKRVPLKHERLKSSKHHSSGISAPLPRPSFSCSKPKATVSISHSSPLPSSTSTTPVPQPLSSSPQPPRAPTPYLLQGNKSETESTSKIPAPFPNLLQHRPPLLAFPQPAAASSGVGVQHKAVAAKLGTISIQTSSSMTTPSSTSSASTTPSSNLPMLLSGYRGDSPNPNTNNKNGSETSSKSTAQTQTQGSGKEGKSAESTPTTNSHSSQTSTSSNPTQSSSSTSSHSRPHSRSHLQRSHTPHGLPAYKPPSSDSPLLWTYPSVGFRRPPAYDSLRGGSHLPSLHHQGHGDVASKSSTVPGPVQGKAAFMPWDSSGFGDDGSYWPVQRKLSFSHGSRETAREKDEGRAWNGSADALLRVDKEELVPGHRGGGRGGGHSGIPVRFTGGRGLGHSESLAGMEEGFLGFRALPRGGFPLPCQTFPAYRNGELGRFGRSSSTSGVRQVGGCDVQRQSSLPHREALSQLHGLSHSSQTPCSPSLSRQQQQLQLHQQQLQLQQQLQQLQQQHHLQLQFQHLAQLAQGQPPNTGGAAASAAQTQRDGKLLEVIERKRCLCKEIKAQRRPDKSLCKQDSMPILPSWRRTPEPRKTGTPPCQRPQAVVWDTAIWGGGGGRR; via the exons CTCCAGCCAGAAGGACCCCTCCTCAGCCACGGTGGGCAAGGTCCGTGACCTGGCGTCCTTCCGACGCCACTTCCGCATGGGCTTCATGACCATGCCTGCCTCCCAGGATCTGTCCCCTCACTCCTGTGCCTCTGCCATGGCCCCCCGCTCCCAGTCCTGCCATGCCGTGGGCGCTAGAGACACAGGTCTGGAGAATGGGGAGGATTACTCTGACACACAGTCACAGCACGGCGGGCGCTGCCCCCCTACCAAACCCAAACGACACCCCAGCACCCGCCTcagctcctcctcctcagaccCCAGAGCACCTCACGTCCTCCCGGACACCCCTCCACCGCCCCTACCCACTCACTCGCAGGCCAAACACTCAGAGAAGAAGAATG CAATGAAGAAGTCAGACTCGGGGGACATGTCGAAGAAGGTGCCGCCTCTGAAGCCCAAACGAAGTCCCAGCACTCAGCTCTCGTTTGACCCCCCACCGGCCCGCGTGCCCCCTCCTGCCACGCCCCTGCCTTTCCAGGGGGGCGAGGGTAAGCCCCAGGGTGAGGAGGGGGATGATGAGCCTGTCTACATAGAGATGGTGGGCCAGGTGTTCACAAGGGAGA ACTCAGACCAAAACGAGGCCATCTATGAGGAGATGAAGTACCCGTTgccagaggacagagagggacacaAACGCGTCCCTCTCAAACACGAGAGACTCAAATCCTCCAAACACCACTCCTCTGGCATCTCTGCCCCTCTACCTCGCCCCTCCTTCTCCTGTTCCAAACCTAAAGCCACAGTGTCCATCTCCCACTCCTcgcccctcccctcctccacctccaccacccctGTCCCCCAGCCACTCTCCTCCAGCCCGCAACCCCCACGGGCCCCTACCCCCTATCTCCTCCAGGGGAACAAATCAGAGACAGAGTCCACCAGTAAGATCCCGGCCCCCTTCCCCAACCTGCTGCAGCACCGGCCTCCGCTGCTCGCCTTCCCCCAGCCAGCTGCTGCCTCCAGCGGGGTCGGGGTCCAACACAAAGCTGTTGCTGCCAAACTGGGAACCATCAGCATCCAGACCTCCTCCAGTATGACAACGCCATCCAGCACCTCCTCTGCCTCTACCACCCCCTCCTCCAATCTCCCCATGCTCCTGTCAGGCT ATAGAGGGGACTCGCCCAACCCCAACACCAACAACAAGAATGGCTCAGAAACCTCCTCCAAGTCCACtgcccagacccagacccagggCTCTGGCAAGGAGGGCAAGTCT GCTGAGAGCACTCCCACCACCAACAGCCATTCATCCCAGACCAGCACCAGTTCAAACCCAACCcagtcctcctcctccacctcctcccactCTCGCCCTCACTCTCGTTCCCACCTCCAACGCTCCCACACCCCTCATGGCCTGCCTGCCTACAAGCCCCCCTCCTCAGACAGCCCCCTGCTCTGGACCTACCCCTCGGTGGGCTTCCGGAGACCCCCGGCGTACGACAGCCTGCGAGGAGGGTCTCATCTGCCCTCCTTGCACCACCAGGGTCACGGTGATGTGGCCTCCAAAAGCAGCACGGTGCCTGGGCCCGTCCAGGGGAAGGCTGCGTTCATGCCCTGGGACAGCAGTGGCTTTGGAGACGATGGGTCCTACTGGCCCGTGCAGAGGAAACTCTCCTTCAGCCATGGCAGCCGAGAGACAGCAAGAGAAA AGGATGAAGGGCGTGCATGGAATGGTAGTGCCGATGCCCTCCTGAGGGTGGACAAGGAGGAACTGGTCCCAGGGCatcgaggaggaggaagaggaggaggccaCTCTGGGATCCCAGTACGCTTCACTGGAGGGAGGGGGCTGGGCCACAGTGAGTCCCTGGccgggatggaggaggggttcTTGGGGTTCCGAGCCCTGCCTAGAGGGGGTTTCCCTCTCCCCTGCCAAACCTTCCCAGCCTATCGCAATGGAG AACTGGGTCGATTCGGCCGCTCATCATCCACCTCTGGGGTGAGGCAGGTGGGTGGATGCGACGTTCAGAGGCAGAGCAGCCTGCCTCATCGAGAGGCACTGAGTCAG TTGCATGGGCTGTCCCACTCCTCCCAGACACCCTGCAGTCCCAGTCTGTctagacagcagcagcagctccaaCTCCATCAGCAGCAGCTGCAGTTACAGCAACAGCTCCAGCAGCTGCAGCAGCAGCACCACCTCCAGCTGCAGTTCCAGCACCTGGCTCAGCTAGCCCAGGGACAGCCTCCCAACACCGGGGGCGCCGCCGCATCCGCAGCCCAGACCCAGAGGGATGGCAAGCTGCTGGAGGTCATTGAGAGGAAGCGCTGCCTATGCAAAGAGATCAAGGCCCAGCGGCGCCCGGACAAGAGCCTGTGTAAGCAGGACAGCATGCCTATCCTGCCCAGCTGGAGACGGACCCCTGAACCCCGCAAGACGGGCACACCTCCCTGCCAGAGGCCCCAGGCTGTGGTGTGGGACACTGccatctggggggggggggggggcaggagag